A genomic window from Gossypium hirsutum isolate 1008001.06 chromosome D12, Gossypium_hirsutum_v2.1, whole genome shotgun sequence includes:
- the LOC107945620 gene encoding uncharacterized protein At2g29880 has product MLKAKPNLESRIRTLKRDWSIVYDMLSGKNNSGFGWEEHRQLVFTEDAVWNSYINSHKEAGQFKHRSFPYYDQLTAIYAKGRATGKDAQTAADIIEEIDVEDVATTNTHEERNDFYGCKADVSLDDMDLSATQSQPARNQDQEKKKSNLDWGNQKLSNCRLDQFVFVRDFGILLRVRESSRKSVTLSISISVF; this is encoded by the exons atgttgaaggctaaacctaatcttgaatcgaggattaggacattgaaaagggattggtcaatcgtttatgacatgcttagtggaaaaaacaatagcggttttggttgggaagAGCATAGGCAGCTTGTTTTCACTGAAGATGCGGTGTGGAACTCATatataaat AGCCATAAAGAAGCCGGTCAATTCAAACATCGTAGTTTCCCTTATTATGACCAACTTACTGCCATCTACGCAAAAGGTCGAGCCACTGGGAAAGATGCACAAACAGCCGctgatattattgaagaaatagaTGTTGAGGATGTAGCTACTACAAATACTCATGAAGAAAGAAACGATTTCTATGGATGCAAAGCTGATgtttctttggatgacatggatctTTCAGCTACACAATCGCAACCAGCTAGAAACCAAG atcaagaaaagaagaaatcgaatttggattggggaaatcaaaagttgtcgaatTGTCGTCTCGATCAGTTCgtcttcgtccgag attttggaatctTGTTGCGAGTTCGGGAGTCGTCAAGGAAgtccgtcacactatcgatctctatctcggtattttga